The following are encoded together in the Desulfococcus multivorans genome:
- a CDS encoding FAD-dependent oxidoreductase: MSHLKHLFSPVEIGGMTARNRLLMPAMSINFGVDDNGYVQDQLTEYFVARARGGAGMMLVGGGGVHPTGLELPQLPALWDDGCIPALKKMTDRVKPFGALFGMQLMHGGRQSYHDKKVAPSPIPAPAVVKGTPRELTIPDIEELVAAFGDAARRCREGGFDFVEIHAGHGYLINQFYSLNSNKRTDKYGCGSFENRIRFLMELFRDIKAKTGDDYPVGVRFNGMDYIKDGWTLEDALKLAPILEREGAAYLHVSAGVYGSTELTIPSMYVKHGCFVHLAEAVKQIAGIPVITVGRIKSPEMADRIIKEGRADVVSMGRSLLADPELPNKAMAGELSRIRPCLGCCLGCIHAALQLEPGGCVVNPDVGREYQLKENDTTDRPKKILVAGTGPAGLGAARMAALRGHKVVVCDERGEMGGLVRLAGKVPGRGEVMDIINFFRNEMDRLKVEVRLNVPLDQALLDAVAPDEVVLATGSLPEMPIIKGLFQTKMTLCTVTDIMAGTAMAGDRVIVLGGSQAALMVTDFLAEKGKAVVVLNRKRHFAEEMSSNDRFYLRERLKRDTVTLFKQVSVKQFLPDGVTFTTGGDTVTLSGFDTVVISEKMTPIRTAADLFKGAAIPVHIIGDAKSPRIIMHALSEAEELGRTL, from the coding sequence ATGAGTCACTTGAAGCACCTTTTTTCGCCGGTGGAGATCGGCGGCATGACCGCCAGAAACCGGCTTCTCATGCCGGCCATGAGCATCAATTTCGGGGTGGACGACAACGGGTACGTCCAGGACCAGCTGACCGAGTATTTCGTGGCCCGGGCCCGGGGCGGCGCCGGCATGATGCTGGTGGGCGGGGGCGGTGTTCACCCCACCGGTCTCGAGCTGCCCCAGCTCCCGGCCCTTTGGGACGACGGTTGCATCCCCGCCCTCAAGAAGATGACCGATCGGGTCAAGCCTTTCGGCGCGCTGTTCGGCATGCAGCTCATGCACGGCGGGCGCCAGTCCTACCACGACAAAAAGGTGGCCCCGTCGCCCATCCCCGCGCCGGCCGTGGTCAAGGGTACGCCCCGGGAGCTCACCATCCCCGACATCGAGGAGCTGGTCGCCGCCTTCGGCGACGCGGCGAGGCGGTGCAGGGAAGGCGGCTTCGACTTCGTGGAGATCCACGCCGGGCACGGATACCTCATCAACCAGTTCTATTCCCTCAATTCGAACAAGCGCACCGACAAATACGGCTGCGGGTCCTTCGAGAACCGGATCCGCTTTCTCATGGAGCTGTTCCGGGACATCAAGGCCAAGACCGGCGACGACTATCCCGTGGGGGTCCGGTTCAACGGCATGGACTACATCAAGGACGGCTGGACCCTCGAAGACGCCCTGAAGCTTGCGCCCATTCTGGAGCGGGAAGGCGCGGCCTATCTCCATGTCTCGGCCGGGGTCTACGGCTCCACCGAACTCACCATTCCCTCCATGTACGTCAAGCACGGCTGCTTCGTCCACCTGGCCGAGGCCGTGAAGCAGATCGCCGGCATTCCGGTCATCACCGTGGGCCGCATCAAGTCGCCCGAGATGGCCGACCGGATCATCAAGGAGGGGCGGGCCGACGTGGTGTCCATGGGCCGCAGTCTCCTTGCCGACCCTGAGCTGCCCAACAAGGCCATGGCCGGCGAGCTTTCCCGGATTCGCCCCTGCCTCGGCTGCTGCCTGGGCTGCATCCACGCGGCGCTTCAGCTCGAACCCGGCGGCTGTGTGGTCAATCCCGACGTGGGCCGGGAATACCAGCTCAAGGAAAACGACACCACCGACCGGCCCAAAAAGATTCTCGTGGCGGGCACCGGCCCGGCCGGACTGGGCGCGGCCCGCATGGCGGCCCTCCGGGGCCACAAGGTCGTGGTCTGCGACGAGCGCGGCGAGATGGGCGGCCTGGTGCGATTGGCGGGAAAAGTCCCCGGCCGCGGCGAGGTCATGGACATCATCAATTTCTTCAGAAACGAGATGGACCGGCTCAAGGTGGAGGTCCGCCTCAACGTCCCGCTGGATCAGGCCCTCCTGGATGCCGTGGCCCCCGACGAGGTCGTTCTGGCCACCGGCAGTTTGCCCGAGATGCCCATCATCAAAGGCCTTTTCCAGACGAAAATGACCCTCTGCACCGTCACCGACATCATGGCGGGCACGGCCATGGCGGGCGACCGCGTCATCGTGCTGGGCGGCAGCCAGGCGGCCCTGATGGTGACGGACTTCCTGGCGGAGAAGGGCAAGGCCGTGGTGGTCCTCAACCGCAAGCGTCATTTCGCCGAAGAGATGTCGAGCAACGACCGCTTCTATCTGCGGGAGCGGCTCAAGCGCGATACGGTGACCCTCTTCAAACAGGTGTCGGTCAAGCAGTTCCTGCCCGACGGCGTCACATTCACCACCGGCGGCGACACCGTCACCCTGTCGGGGTTCGACACCGTCGTCATCTCCGAGAAGATGACCCCCATCCGAACGGCGGCGGACCTCTTCAAGGGCGCTGCCATCCCGGTCCACATCATCGGCGACGCCAAATCGCCGCGCATCATCATGCACGCCCTGAGCGAGGCCGAGGAGCTGGGCCGGACCCTCTGA
- a CDS encoding Cthe_2314 family HEPN domain-containing protein, protein MIPDSLKLNVFPLAVWNEAGPLQKQLDDRKREGISEELDEYQFYVMRVGYSLAQIMTWMEQLDDAVYYLSDFSYRKDAKDEGVNRAKHLLYNVENYLIRLQSVYDRALQLTNNVFHLGIEESNVGHSVVVSNIKVSRTDVAGQLRAVKKEVEHRAQERHAIVHRESHRDEDLRRLEMFYMFREDTWNAKPDGLTFEGLCHTRSQLLKTVVAEKKKEFTELNQAVFKKVETLFAGLHFQYNKERERLRL, encoded by the coding sequence GTGATTCCCGATTCACTGAAACTGAACGTGTTCCCACTTGCGGTCTGGAACGAGGCGGGGCCGCTTCAAAAGCAACTGGATGATCGCAAACGGGAGGGAATTTCCGAAGAGCTCGATGAATATCAGTTCTATGTCATGAGAGTGGGTTATTCGCTCGCTCAAATTATGACATGGATGGAACAGCTCGATGACGCCGTTTACTATCTTTCCGATTTTTCGTATAGGAAAGATGCAAAGGATGAAGGGGTGAATCGAGCCAAGCATCTGCTTTACAACGTCGAGAACTACTTGATCCGTTTGCAGTCAGTGTATGACAGAGCGCTGCAATTAACGAACAACGTTTTCCACCTTGGAATCGAAGAATCCAACGTAGGCCACTCCGTAGTCGTAAGCAATATCAAGGTTTCGCGAACCGATGTCGCAGGCCAACTAAGGGCCGTAAAGAAGGAGGTGGAGCATAGGGCACAAGAAAGGCACGCCATCGTCCACCGGGAGTCCCACCGAGACGAAGACCTTCGACGGCTCGAGATGTTCTACATGTTTCGGGAGGATACCTGGAACGCAAAACCGGATGGACTCACCTTCGAGGGGCTATGCCACACACGTTCACAGCTGCTTAAAACAGTAGTGGCCGAGAAAAAGAAGGAGTTCACGGAGCTTAATCAGGCTGTCTTCAAAAAGGTCGAAACGCTGTTCGCCGGTCTGCACTTTCAGTACAACAAAGAACGCGAACGCTTGCGACTCTAG
- a CDS encoding GNAT family N-acetyltransferase, translating to MNIREALKEDWESIWPIFHEIVKAGETYAYDPATTMDQAEKLWIEAPRKSFVFEESGEILGTYYLKTNQAGPGSHVCNCGYMVSSKTRGRGIATTMCEHSQKVALELGYAAMQFNFVASSNEGAVRLWRKLGFETVGRLPKAFNHPEKGLVDALVMYKWLQT from the coding sequence ATGAACATTAGAGAGGCATTGAAAGAAGATTGGGAATCAATCTGGCCTATATTCCATGAAATTGTTAAAGCTGGCGAAACCTATGCATATGATCCCGCTACGACCATGGATCAGGCAGAGAAACTATGGATAGAGGCTCCACGTAAGAGCTTTGTATTCGAAGAGAGCGGTGAAATCCTGGGCACGTACTATTTGAAAACAAATCAAGCCGGGCCGGGAAGTCATGTTTGTAACTGTGGCTATATGGTTTCTTCGAAAACAAGAGGTCGGGGTATAGCAACAACCATGTGCGAACATTCGCAAAAAGTTGCATTAGAACTTGGTTACGCAGCAATGCAGTTCAATTTCGTAGCGTCAAGCAATGAAGGGGCGGTTCGTTTGTGGCGCAAGCTCGGGTTTGAGACGGTCGGCAGGCTCCCCAAAGCGTTTAATCACCCAGAAAAAGGGCTTGTAGATGCATTGGTCATGTATAAGTGGCTTCAAACATAA
- a CDS encoding type II toxin-antitoxin system RelE/ParE family toxin, protein MDLPLLIRSEAEADIDEAYRWYEDQQEGLGAEFVKVLEDAFAKIRTHPEMYPLVHRNAHRLLIPKFPYGIFYIVEPEAIIVFAVFHGHRDPRRLKNRS, encoded by the coding sequence ATGGATCTTCCACTCCTGATACGTTCCGAGGCCGAAGCGGATATCGATGAAGCCTATCGATGGTATGAGGATCAGCAAGAGGGTTTGGGGGCTGAGTTCGTCAAAGTGCTTGAAGACGCGTTTGCAAAGATACGAACACACCCTGAAATGTATCCTTTGGTGCACAGGAATGCCCACCGGCTCCTGATCCCCAAATTCCCTTATGGAATCTTTTATATCGTCGAACCGGAAGCCATCATTGTATTTGCGGTTTTTCACGGGCATCGTGACCCGAGACGATTGAAAAATCGAAGCTAA
- a CDS encoding phage integrase N-terminal SAM-like domain-containing protein, with product MSTEKRPRLLDEVRQAMRLHHYSIHTERTYCAGIRKFVRFHGMTFREDLAGGEEKIEAGRAWGGRPAG from the coding sequence ATGTCAACTGAAAAACGACCCAGGCTGCTTGACGAAGTCCGGCAGGCGATGCGGCTCCACCATTATTCGATTCACACAGAAAGAACCTATTGTGCGGGGATCCGCAAATTCGTGCGCTTCCATGGCATGACGTTCCGCGAGGATCTGGCTGGAGGGGAAGAAAAGATCGAGGCAGGGCGGGCATGGGGTGGCAGGCCCGCTGGATGA
- a CDS encoding addiction module protein, whose translation MTNCFTFSEIKKLSVNERIRIVQEIWDSIVEDQRALSLTEAQRDELDRRLDRQQEAPEDCRSWDEIKRKFDVS comes from the coding sequence ATGACGAATTGTTTTACATTTTCGGAAATCAAGAAACTGAGTGTGAACGAACGCATTCGTATCGTGCAGGAGATCTGGGACAGCATTGTAGAGGATCAGCGAGCCCTGAGCCTAACGGAAGCCCAGAGAGACGAGCTCGACCGAAGGCTTGACCGACAGCAGGAGGCTCCCGAGGACTGCAGGTCCTGGGATGAGATCAAGAGAAAGTTTGACGTCTCCTGA
- a CDS encoding type II toxin-antitoxin system Phd/YefM family antitoxin, which translates to MQVFTYSEARQKLAMLLEQAENTGKVLIRRKDGRTFALVPEKVVSSPLDVPSIKAKITTQEIVDIIREGRER; encoded by the coding sequence ATGCAGGTTTTTACATATTCTGAAGCACGACAAAAACTTGCCATGCTTCTTGAGCAGGCAGAAAACACGGGAAAAGTACTAATCCGAAGGAAGGACGGCAGAACCTTTGCGCTGGTTCCGGAAAAAGTCGTTTCTTCCCCATTGGATGTGCCTTCAATTAAAGCAAAAATTACCACACAAGAAATAGTGGATATTATTCGGGAAGGAAGGGAGCGGTAG
- the lnu(F) gene encoding lincosamide nucleotidyltransferase Lnu(F) gives MLQHKMIERFKEACHDDERIIAALMFGSFAIGEGDAFSDIEFAVFIQDESFENFDQRSWLNAVCPVAAYFPDDFGHHTGLFENGIRGEFHFMRKSDTPIISSWQGYGWFPSLDAAVLLDRSGELSRYASALVGGPPIREGAPLVEGLVLNLISLMLFGANLLNRGEYARAWALLSKAHENLLKLVRLHERSTDHWPTPSRALEKDVSEDSYNRYLACTASAESSALCVAYHETWKWSLELFKGVAEPLNIELPRTVIAQVKRLFNESATPHNK, from the coding sequence ATGCTTCAGCATAAAATGATCGAACGCTTCAAGGAAGCTTGTCATGATGATGAACGAATAATCGCGGCATTGATGTTCGGCTCATTTGCTATCGGAGAGGGTGACGCGTTCTCTGATATTGAATTCGCAGTATTCATCCAGGATGAGTCTTTTGAAAATTTCGATCAGCGCTCGTGGCTTAATGCCGTATGTCCGGTTGCAGCTTACTTTCCGGACGACTTCGGCCACCACACCGGACTTTTTGAAAACGGTATTCGCGGTGAATTCCATTTCATGCGCAAATCGGACACACCGATCATTTCCTCTTGGCAAGGCTACGGGTGGTTTCCCTCGCTTGATGCGGCAGTTTTGCTTGACCGATCAGGAGAGTTGTCAAGGTACGCTAGTGCTCTCGTGGGGGGTCCCCCGATACGTGAAGGCGCGCCCTTGGTTGAAGGGCTTGTATTGAACCTCATCAGCCTGATGCTCTTTGGGGCTAATCTTTTAAATCGGGGAGAGTATGCTCGCGCCTGGGCTTTGCTCAGCAAAGCACATGAAAACCTACTCAAGCTGGTTCGCCTCCACGAAAGGTCAACAGACCACTGGCCGACACCTTCGCGCGCGCTGGAAAAGGATGTTTCAGAGGACTCGTATAATCGCTACCTGGCATGCACAGCCAGCGCAGAGTCAAGTGCACTATGCGTAGCCTATCATGAAACGTGGAAGTGGAGTCTCGAATTGTTCAAGGGTGTTGCAGAACCACTGAATATCGAGCTTCCGAGAACTGTAATTGCGCAGGTAAAAAGGTTGTTTAATGAGTCTGCGACGCCGCACAACAAGTAA